A window of the Blattabacterium cuenoti genome harbors these coding sequences:
- a CDS encoding DNA topoisomerase subunit B has product MNKNSNIKEYTEDSIQSLEGIDHVRTRPSMYIGDVGIKGLHHLFYEVIDNSVDESLAGFCNKIWVTIHENGYITILDNGRGIPVGIHKKEKLSALEVVMTKIGAGGKFDKNSYKVSGGLHGVGLSCVNALSKRLIATIYRNGKIYQQEYFRGKPIYSVKCLGKTSIHGTKIHYIADDSIFKSVIYNNDIIINRLNELSYLNKGLYLFMENKYNNIKKYFFSEKGLKEYVKILDKDKSPLIDDIIFIHGEKDSNIIEVAILYNTSFKEKIYSYVNNINTYEGGTHISGFRRALTRTLKKYIDKNWINFKDKKDKIEFTGDDFREGITVVISVKVMNPQFEGQTKTKLSNHEIGGIVDKIVGEFFNNYLEEHPNERKKILEKIILSAKSRQAAKKAREIIQKQNPINISGGILPGKLADCSLNDPNICEIYLVEGDSAGGTAKQGRDRNFQAILPLRGKILNVEKAIQYKIFENEEIKNIFTSLGITINIKNNNDYSEKLLNIDKLRYNKIIIMTDADIDGSHISTLILTLFFRYMKSLIEKGYIYIATPPLYLIRKGSYYRYAWNDKERNDIIHEIGSKKQLTIQRYKGLGEMNAEQLWDTTMNPENRTLRKITINNFSKADKTFSILMGDDVPPRRGFIEKNAIKAKIDV; this is encoded by the coding sequence ATGAATAAAAATAGCAATATAAAAGAATATACAGAAGATAGTATTCAATCTCTAGAAGGTATAGATCATGTTAGAACACGTCCTTCTATGTACATTGGAGATGTTGGGATAAAAGGATTACATCATTTATTTTATGAAGTAATTGATAATTCTGTAGATGAATCATTAGCTGGATTTTGTAATAAAATATGGGTTACTATTCATGAAAATGGATACATAACTATATTAGATAATGGACGTGGAATTCCAGTTGGAATTCATAAAAAAGAAAAATTATCAGCTCTTGAAGTAGTTATGACTAAAATAGGAGCAGGAGGTAAATTTGATAAAAATTCTTATAAAGTTTCAGGAGGATTACATGGCGTAGGATTATCATGTGTTAATGCTCTTTCCAAAAGGTTGATAGCAACTATATACCGAAATGGAAAAATTTACCAACAAGAATATTTTCGTGGAAAACCTATTTATTCTGTAAAATGTTTGGGAAAAACATCTATTCATGGAACTAAAATTCATTATATTGCTGATGATTCTATTTTTAAATCTGTTATATATAACAATGATATTATAATCAATCGTTTAAATGAATTATCTTATTTAAACAAAGGATTATATTTATTTATGGAAAATAAATATAACAATATAAAAAAATATTTTTTTTCTGAAAAAGGATTAAAAGAATATGTTAAAATATTAGATAAAGATAAATCTCCATTAATTGATGACATAATTTTTATTCATGGAGAAAAAGATTCCAATATTATAGAAGTAGCTATATTATATAACACTTCATTTAAAGAAAAAATTTATTCTTATGTAAATAATATAAATACTTACGAAGGTGGAACTCATATTTCTGGATTTAGAAGAGCATTAACTAGAACTTTGAAAAAGTATATAGATAAAAATTGGATAAATTTTAAAGATAAAAAAGATAAAATAGAATTTACCGGAGATGATTTTAGAGAAGGAATTACTGTTGTTATTTCTGTTAAAGTTATGAATCCACAATTTGAAGGACAAACTAAGACAAAATTGAGTAATCATGAAATAGGAGGTATTGTAGATAAAATAGTAGGAGAATTTTTTAACAATTATTTGGAAGAACATCCTAATGAAAGAAAAAAAATTTTAGAAAAAATAATTTTATCAGCTAAATCTCGTCAAGCTGCAAAAAAAGCTCGTGAAATAATACAAAAACAAAATCCTATAAATATAAGTGGAGGAATTTTACCTGGTAAATTAGCTGATTGTTCTTTAAATGATCCAAATATTTGTGAAATATATTTAGTAGAAGGAGATTCTGCGGGAGGAACAGCAAAACAGGGTAGAGATAGAAATTTTCAAGCTATTTTACCTTTACGTGGTAAAATATTAAATGTAGAAAAAGCTATACAATATAAAATATTTGAAAATGAGGAAATAAAAAATATATTTACTTCATTAGGAATTACTATAAATATAAAAAATAATAATGATTATAGTGAAAAATTATTAAATATAGATAAGTTAAGATACAATAAAATTATTATTATGACAGATGCAGATATAGATGGTAGTCATATATCAACATTAATATTAACATTGTTTTTTCGATATATGAAATCATTAATAGAAAAAGGATATATATATATTGCAACACCCCCATTGTATTTAATACGTAAAGGATCTTATTATCGTTATGCTTGGAATGATAAAGAAAGAAATGATATTATTCATGAAATAGGAAGTAAAAAACAATTGACAATACAAAGATATAAAGGATTAGGAGAAATGAATGCTGAACAACTTTGGGACACTACAATGAATCCAGAAAATAGAACTCTTCGCAAAATTACTATAAATAATTTTTCAAAAGCTGATAAAACATTTTCTATCCTTATGGGAGACGATGTCCCTCCTCGTAGAGGATTTATAGAAAAAAATGCAATAAAAGCAAAAATAGACGTATAA
- a CDS encoding undecaprenyl-diphosphate phosphatase yields the protein MNYIQSIVLGIIEGITEFFPISSTGHMIIIAYIMGILDNSITKLFLVFIQCGSILSVIFLYRKKLLTQNYDFYIKICIASFPVLITGLFFYEKINILLNNPVIVFLSFIMGGIFILKSENFYKNFSNKKKNNITYYRALIIGFFQCLSLIPGISRSATTIVAGLLQNIKRKDSIEFSFFLSVPIISIATIKKVFDFYIKSDLLLFNIKNIRILLLGNITAFVTSMIAIKYLMNYLRNNDFKLFGYYRIIIGIFFFITHYFIKIY from the coding sequence ATGAATTACATTCAATCCATAGTATTAGGAATTATAGAAGGAATTACAGAATTTTTTCCCATATCTTCTACAGGTCATATGATTATTATAGCATATATAATGGGAATATTAGATAATAGTATAACAAAACTATTTCTTGTTTTTATCCAATGTGGATCAATTTTATCTGTAATATTTTTATATAGAAAAAAACTTTTAACCCAAAATTATGACTTTTATATAAAAATATGTATTGCTAGTTTTCCTGTTCTTATTACTGGATTATTTTTTTACGAAAAAATAAATATATTATTAAATAATCCAGTAATAGTATTTTTATCATTTATTATGGGAGGAATATTTATATTAAAATCAGAAAATTTTTATAAAAATTTTTCTAATAAAAAAAAAAATAATATTACGTATTATAGAGCCTTGATAATTGGATTTTTTCAATGTTTATCTTTAATTCCAGGTATATCTAGAAGCGCAACTACTATTGTTGCTGGACTTTTACAAAATATAAAGAGAAAAGATTCTATTGAATTTTCATTTTTTTTGTCTGTTCCTATTATTAGTATTGCTACTATAAAAAAAGTATTTGATTTTTATATTAAATCAGATTTATTATTATTTAACATTAAAAATATAAGAATATTACTATTGGGAAATATAACTGCATTTGTTACATCCATGATTGCTATTAAATATTTAATGAATTATTTAAGAAACAATGATTTTAAATTATTTGGATATTATAGAATTATTATTGGTATATTTTTTTTTATTACACATTATTTTATTAAAATATATTGA
- the lipB gene encoding lipoyl(octanoyl) transferase LipB: MRKKILLFKELNGLKYQDTWSYQKKIFDIMKQDNNILKKKYVGYLLFVKYNQHIYTIGKNGKENEHLLVNSEFMKKKNIDFYRIDRGGDITYHGPGQLVIYPILDLNYFFMDIHKYIRFLEEVIIKSLWIGFKINGVRDIGKTGIWISNKKKELKKICSIGIKVSRWVTMHGLAFNINTNLQYFKYIIPCGIYNRKMTSLKNELYNMNNNINENESLLFHKTKNIVKKFFKEIFEVELIQTN, encoded by the coding sequence ATGAGAAAAAAAATACTTCTTTTTAAAGAATTAAATGGATTAAAATATCAAGATACTTGGAGTTATCAAAAAAAAATATTTGATATTATGAAACAAGATAACAATATTTTAAAAAAAAAATATGTTGGATACTTACTATTTGTAAAATATAATCAACATATATACACTATAGGAAAAAATGGAAAAGAAAATGAACATTTATTAGTAAACTCAGAATTTATGAAAAAAAAAAACATTGACTTCTATAGAATAGATAGAGGAGGAGATATAACTTATCATGGGCCAGGACAATTAGTTATTTATCCTATTTTAGATTTGAATTATTTTTTTATGGATATACATAAATACATTCGTTTTCTAGAAGAAGTAATCATTAAATCATTATGGATAGGATTTAAAATAAATGGAGTTAGAGATATAGGAAAAACTGGCATTTGGATTTCAAACAAAAAAAAAGAATTGAAAAAAATATGTTCAATAGGAATAAAAGTTAGTAGATGGGTAACTATGCATGGATTAGCATTTAATATTAATACAAATTTACAATATTTTAAATATATTATTCCTTGTGGAATATATAATAGAAAAATGACTTCATTAAAAAATGAATTATATAATATGAATAATAATATTAATGAAAACGAATCTTTATTATTCCATAAAACAAAAAATATAGTAAAAAAATTTTTTAAAGAAATATTTGAAGTTGAATTAATTCAAACAAATTAA
- a CDS encoding pyridoxal phosphate-dependent aminotransferase: protein MKNRLSHRSQNISYSQTIEMAAKSRHLKNKGYDVINLSIGEPDFSPPKFILNAAKKAIDENMFHHYTPVSGYMDLKEAICKKFYRDNKIEYKPSQIVVSTGAKQSIINVLLSLLNKNDDVIIPSPYWVSYLQMVKLCESNPVIISTKIDNNFKIDPKQLEKSITSKTRLIIFNNPCNPTGSVYNYQELSTLVNVLKKYPKVMILSDEIYEYISYSINSVTSIASFSDVYDQVITLNGLSKSFAMTGWRIGYIGAPEWVAKSCDKIQGQMTSCTNSIAQRAAIAALESSPDRIKYMINSFRKRRDLVLNMMNEINGFQFNIPDGAFYIFPKISSFFGKNLHGKVIKNSDQLSELILDNTYISTVSGSAFGNDEYLRISYASSESKIIEAFTRLKHFLN from the coding sequence ATGAAAAATAGATTATCTCATCGTTCACAAAATATATCTTATTCACAAACTATAGAAATGGCAGCTAAATCTAGACATTTAAAAAATAAAGGATATGATGTTATTAATCTTAGCATTGGAGAACCAGATTTTTCTCCACCTAAGTTTATATTAAATGCAGCAAAAAAAGCAATAGATGAAAATATGTTTCATCATTATACACCAGTATCTGGCTATATGGATTTAAAAGAAGCAATATGTAAAAAATTTTATCGTGATAATAAAATAGAGTATAAACCTTCACAAATTGTTGTATCCACTGGAGCAAAACAATCTATAATAAATGTTTTACTATCATTATTGAATAAAAATGATGATGTTATTATCCCTTCTCCTTATTGGGTTAGTTATCTGCAAATGGTAAAATTATGTGAATCAAATCCAGTTATTATTTCAACTAAAATAGATAACAATTTTAAGATAGATCCAAAACAATTAGAAAAATCTATTACATCTAAAACTAGATTAATTATATTTAATAATCCATGCAATCCTACTGGTAGCGTTTATAATTATCAAGAATTAAGTACATTAGTAAATGTATTAAAAAAATATCCAAAAGTTATGATACTTTCGGATGAAATATATGAATATATTTCATATTCTATAAATTCTGTAACTAGTATAGCATCATTTTCTGATGTTTATGATCAAGTTATAACATTAAATGGATTATCTAAATCATTTGCAATGACAGGATGGAGAATTGGATATATAGGAGCCCCAGAATGGGTGGCAAAATCTTGTGATAAGATACAAGGACAAATGACCTCATGTACTAATTCAATTGCGCAAAGAGCAGCTATTGCTGCCTTAGAATCATCTCCTGATAGAATTAAATATATGATAAATTCATTTAGAAAAAGAAGAGATTTAGTATTAAATATGATGAATGAAATTAATGGATTTCAGTTTAATATTCCTGATGGTGCTTTTTACATTTTTCCAAAAATTTCATCTTTTTTTGGAAAAAATTTACATGGAAAAGTTATTAAAAATTCAGATCAATTATCAGAATTAATACTTGATAATACTTATATATCTACTGTTAGTGGTAGTGCTTTTGGAAATGATGAATATTTAAGAATTTCTTATGCTTCTTCAGAAAGTAAAATTATAGAAGCTTTTACAAGGTTAAAACATTTTTTAAATTAA
- a CDS encoding amidohydrolase family protein — MNPKKILLRKIKEKGGWVNAHTHLDRAYTLNKDNFKYSYLPLKKKWYLVDEIKRLASEDDIYIRMEKALEHFLKQGIQAVCTFIDVDEIIEDRALKAAKKLKDNYENSVKIRFANQVLKGVIDKKSKYWFDKSIDFVDVIGGLPLRDYGKEEKHIDILLDTAKKNGKIVHVHVDQLNSMKEKETEKLAKKTIEHGMQGKVVAIHSISLSAHNKNYRYNVYKLMKKANIMVVSCPIAWIDHVRNEYLTPNHNSVTPIDEMIPEGISVAIGTDNICDIYKPFSDGNLWIELRVLLESCHYYNIDQLVKVATTNGLKALGMNEKNK, encoded by the coding sequence ATGAATCCTAAAAAGATACTATTAAGAAAAATAAAGGAGAAAGGTGGATGGGTAAATGCTCATACTCATTTAGATAGAGCTTATACTTTAAATAAAGATAATTTTAAATATTCATATTTACCACTTAAAAAAAAGTGGTATTTAGTAGATGAAATAAAACGATTAGCATCAGAAGATGATATATATATACGGATGGAAAAAGCTTTAGAACATTTTTTAAAACAAGGGATTCAAGCTGTATGTACTTTTATTGATGTTGATGAGATTATAGAAGATAGAGCATTAAAAGCTGCAAAAAAATTGAAAGATAATTATGAAAATTCAGTAAAAATTAGATTTGCTAATCAAGTACTAAAGGGGGTAATAGATAAAAAATCTAAATATTGGTTTGATAAATCAATAGATTTTGTAGATGTAATAGGAGGATTACCACTTAGAGATTATGGTAAAGAAGAGAAACATATAGATATATTATTGGATACAGCTAAAAAAAATGGAAAAATTGTACATGTTCACGTAGATCAATTAAATTCTATGAAAGAAAAAGAAACTGAAAAACTAGCAAAAAAAACTATAGAACATGGAATGCAAGGAAAAGTAGTAGCTATTCATAGTATATCGTTATCTGCTCATAACAAAAATTATAGATATAATGTATATAAATTAATGAAAAAAGCAAATATCATGGTTGTTTCTTGTCCAATTGCATGGATTGATCATGTAAGAAATGAATATTTAACACCTAATCATAACTCAGTAACTCCAATAGATGAAATGATTCCTGAAGGAATCAGTGTAGCTATTGGAACTGATAATATTTGTGATATATATAAACCATTTTCAGATGGAAACTTATGGATAGAATTACGGGTATTACTAGAATCTTGTCATTATTACAATATAGATCAATTAGTTAAAGTTGCTACAACAAATGGATTAAAAGCTTTAGGTATGAATGAAAAAAATAAATAA
- a CDS encoding diphosphomevalonate/mevalonate 3,5-bisphosphate decarboxylase family protein translates to MPSNSSISYRLKNVYTVTFLKYVAHKRKQNNFSIKVYTLGKKNDVFYKKIKDFFHRILFYCSYLNKYNFFIETYNTFPHSSGIASSASSMSSIALCIMDLEKKISSSLLEDDFFFKKASFLARLGSGSACRSIYSKLSVWGKHKLIKNSNNFYSIPYPYIVHPIFKQMEDTILIVDETPKALSSSKGHDLMNINKHPYAKERFKLAYNNMKKLIHILYSGDIEEFGKVIEQEALNLHAMIMTSNPYYLLMKPNTVKIIHKIWDFRIKSKKNIYFTLDAGANMHLLYPSKYKDMFLNWIVKNLSFYYKNIIKSFCQWN, encoded by the coding sequence ATACCATCTAATTCTTCTATTAGCTATAGATTAAAAAATGTATATACAGTTACTTTTTTAAAGTATGTTGCTCATAAAAGAAAACAAAATAATTTTTCTATTAAAGTTTATACGCTTGGAAAAAAAAATGATGTTTTTTATAAAAAAATAAAAGATTTTTTTCATAGAATTTTATTCTATTGTTCTTATTTAAATAAATATAATTTTTTTATAGAAACTTATAACACATTTCCTCATAGTAGTGGAATAGCATCTTCTGCCTCTTCTATGAGTTCTATTGCGCTTTGCATAATGGATTTAGAAAAGAAAATATCATCTTCTTTATTAGAAGATGATTTTTTCTTTAAAAAAGCATCTTTTTTAGCTAGATTAGGATCAGGAAGTGCTTGTAGATCAATATATTCTAAACTTTCTGTTTGGGGAAAACATAAATTAATTAAGAATAGTAATAATTTTTATTCTATACCATATCCATATATAGTACATCCTATTTTTAAACAGATGGAAGATACAATATTAATAGTAGATGAAACGCCAAAGGCTTTATCAAGTTCTAAAGGGCATGATTTAATGAATATTAATAAACATCCATATGCTAAAGAAAGATTTAAACTTGCTTATAATAATATGAAAAAATTAATTCATATATTATATTCCGGAGATATAGAAGAATTTGGAAAAGTTATAGAACAAGAAGCATTAAACCTTCATGCAATGATAATGACATCAAATCCATATTATTTATTAATGAAACCAAATACTGTAAAAATTATACACAAAATTTGGGATTTTAGAATAAAAAGTAAAAAAAATATCTATTTCACATTAGATGCAGGAGCAAACATGCACTTGTTGTATCCTTCTAAATATAAAGACATGTTTCTTAATTGGATTGTTAAAAATCTTTCTTTTTATTATAAAAATATTATAAAAAGTTTTTGTCAATGGAATTAA
- the rpsP gene encoding 30S ribosomal protein S16 has translation MVRIRLKRIGKKHRPIYHIIVADSRSPRDGRFIEKLGIYNPNSNPSIITLNIDNSISWMIKGAKPTNTVNSIFKKNGVLLKKHLLNGVKKGALTKEECYKKFNEWNVKNKN, from the coding sequence ATGGTTAGAATACGTTTAAAAAGAATTGGTAAAAAACATAGACCTATTTATCACATAATAGTAGCGGACTCTCGTTCTCCAAGGGATGGAAGATTTATTGAAAAATTAGGAATTTATAATCCTAATTCAAATCCATCCATTATTACTCTAAATATAGATAATTCTATTTCTTGGATGATTAAGGGAGCTAAACCTACAAATACAGTAAATTCTATTTTTAAAAAAAATGGAGTTTTATTAAAAAAACATTTATTAAATGGAGTAAAAAAAGGAGCTTTAACTAAAGAAGAATGTTACAAAAAATTTAATGAATGGAATGTAAAAAATAAAAATTAA
- a CDS encoding dicarboxylate/amino acid:cation symporter: MKIKKNKVLLIAIISVLFCIGIHILGSYIRLNKTILCALRCFTISIFILYALLKKDLTIWILLSIILGIEIGLDLPKLAVKLRFLSQIFLRLIKTIIAPILFSTLVVGIASHSNIKKLGSMGWKSLLYFEIVTTLALFIGLIAINISKAGVGIIIPEGINEQQLPKVESRTWQDIILHIFPENIIKSVYHGDVLPIVVFSVIFGISMVFLEKKKRIIILSFAEILSEIMFKFTKIIMYFAPIGVGSAIAYTIGHMGLDILYNLLQLLLTLYFALIIFILVVLIPILFWIKVPLKGFVKALTEPVSLAFATTSSESALPLLMENLEKLGVPKKIIAFVIPTGYSFNLDGTTLYLSLATVFVAQAAGVPLSFSQQILIGLTLILTSKGVAGVPRASLVILLATVASFGLPTWPILAIVGIDELMDMARTTVNVIGNGLASCVIARSEGELDDKKMMEYAKKIEKK; encoded by the coding sequence ATGAAAATAAAAAAAAATAAAGTTTTACTTATAGCTATCATAAGTGTTTTATTTTGTATAGGAATTCATATTTTGGGATCTTATATAAGATTAAATAAAACTATCCTTTGTGCATTAAGATGTTTTACTATATCCATTTTTATTTTATATGCTTTATTAAAAAAAGATTTAACAATATGGATATTATTATCTATAATATTAGGAATAGAAATAGGATTAGATTTACCTAAATTAGCTGTTAAACTACGTTTTTTATCTCAAATCTTTCTAAGATTAATAAAAACTATTATTGCTCCTATATTATTTTCAACTTTAGTAGTTGGAATTGCAAGTCATTCCAATATAAAAAAATTGGGAAGTATGGGATGGAAATCTTTGTTATATTTTGAAATAGTTACCACTTTGGCTTTATTTATAGGACTTATTGCAATAAACATATCCAAAGCTGGAGTTGGAATTATTATTCCAGAAGGAATAAATGAACAACAATTACCAAAAGTAGAAAGTAGAACATGGCAAGATATTATTCTTCATATTTTTCCAGAAAATATTATAAAGTCTGTATATCATGGAGATGTCCTTCCTATAGTAGTATTTTCTGTTATATTTGGAATATCTATGGTCTTTTTAGAAAAAAAAAAAAGAATTATTATTCTTTCTTTTGCAGAAATTTTATCAGAAATAATGTTTAAATTTACTAAAATAATAATGTATTTTGCACCTATAGGAGTAGGGTCAGCTATAGCCTATACAATAGGACATATGGGGTTAGATATATTATATAATTTACTTCAATTATTGTTAACTCTTTATTTTGCATTAATTATTTTTATATTAGTAGTTTTAATACCTATTTTATTTTGGATAAAAGTTCCATTAAAAGGTTTTGTAAAAGCATTGACAGAACCAGTTTCATTAGCATTTGCTACTACTAGTTCTGAATCTGCATTACCATTACTTATGGAAAATTTAGAAAAATTAGGAGTTCCAAAAAAAATAATTGCTTTTGTTATTCCTACTGGATATAGTTTTAATTTGGATGGAACTACACTTTATTTATCTTTAGCAACTGTTTTTGTAGCTCAAGCTGCAGGAGTTCCTTTAAGTTTTAGTCAACAAATATTGATAGGATTAACTTTAATTCTTACTTCTAAAGGAGTAGCAGGAGTTCCTAGAGCATCTTTAGTTATTCTTTTAGCTACCGTAGCTTCTTTTGGGTTACCTACATGGCCAATATTAGCAATCGTTGGTATTGATGAATTAATGGATATGGCTAGAACTACAGTAAATGTAATAGGTAATGGATTAGCTAGTTGTGTTATAGCTCGTTCTGAAGGAGAATTAGATGATAAAAAAATGATGGAATATGCAAAAAAAATTGAAAAAAAATAA
- the rsmG gene encoding 16S rRNA (guanine(527)-N(7))-methyltransferase RsmG, with protein MILIKKYFPNLRKKQYNQLYELKHLYKYWNNFINVISRKTFDNNTFYQNHVLFCLSVAKILSFFPGSKVMDLGTGGGFPGIPLSIIFPYVEFLLVDSIKKKIKVVKSIASSINLHNVHPICIRVENLDIKFNFMVTRGVSKINVIHNWIKKSNSEIKNGSLYLKGGDVSQEINKFPHAIEYPLNIYFKENFFITKKIIWIPNI; from the coding sequence ATGATATTAATTAAAAAATATTTTCCAAATCTTAGAAAAAAACAGTATAATCAATTATATGAATTAAAACATTTATATAAATACTGGAATAATTTTATCAATGTTATTTCTAGAAAAACATTTGATAACAATACTTTTTATCAAAACCATGTGTTATTTTGTTTAAGTGTAGCTAAAATTTTATCATTTTTTCCAGGATCCAAAGTAATGGATTTAGGAACAGGAGGGGGGTTTCCTGGAATACCTTTATCTATAATATTTCCTTATGTAGAATTCTTATTAGTAGATTCTATTAAAAAAAAAATTAAAGTAGTAAAATCAATTGCTTCATCTATTAATCTACATAATGTACATCCTATATGTATTAGGGTAGAAAATTTAGACATTAAATTTAATTTTATGGTAACTAGAGGAGTATCAAAAATAAATGTTATTCATAATTGGATAAAAAAATCTAATTCTGAAATTAAAAATGGATCATTATATTTAAAAGGAGGAGATGTTTCTCAAGAAATTAATAAATTTCCCCATGCAATAGAATATCCATTAAATATATATTTTAAAGAAAATTTTTTTATCACTAAAAAAATCATTTGGATTCCAAATATTTAA
- the lysS gene encoding lysine--tRNA ligase, giving the protein MIRCKKKYMPLSEQQIIRRKKLDQLKKIGINPYPSEEYITTITISGIYDNFIDKKIVSIAGRLMRLRILGKASFGELKDHTGRIQIYMNKSCLSMDNIEKKYVYDIFLKKLLDIGDIIGIKGFLFRTKVNEITIYVEKLSLLSKSIRPLPQVKKDKKNIYDSFSDVEQRYRMRYVDLIVNDKVKNIFIKRTRIIQCIRNFLDKKGYLEVDTPVLHPIPGGAVARPFITYHNTLKIPLYLRIANELYLKRLVVGGFHGVYEFSRNFRNEGMDRFHNPEFTVLELYVAYKDYYWMMDFTEKLIKHMFIKFIYNNKDYSTFFKNSFSRISILDSIKNYTGFDIKEMDKNDLINVCKKLQIEKYNNKTSKSKIIENIFEEKCIKNYINPTFITDYPVEMSPLTKKHRDDNKLSERFELIINGQEIANAYSELNDPIDQLKRLQKKINLLKNDNTNENTVLIDKDFIRALEFGMPPTAGIGIGIDRLVMLLTKNKSIQDVLFFPQMRPKK; this is encoded by the coding sequence ATGATTAGGTGCAAAAAAAAATATATGCCTTTATCAGAACAACAAATTATAAGGAGGAAAAAATTAGATCAGTTAAAAAAAATTGGTATTAATCCGTACCCTTCAGAAGAATATATAACTACTATTACAATTAGTGGTATATATGATAATTTTATAGATAAAAAAATAGTTAGTATAGCTGGTAGATTAATGCGTTTACGTATTTTAGGTAAAGCATCTTTCGGAGAACTTAAAGATCATACTGGAAGAATACAAATTTACATGAATAAGTCATGTTTAAGTATGGACAATATAGAAAAAAAGTATGTATATGACATTTTTTTAAAAAAGTTATTAGATATAGGAGATATAATTGGAATAAAAGGTTTTTTGTTTAGAACAAAAGTTAATGAAATTACGATATACGTAGAAAAACTGAGTTTGTTATCAAAATCTATACGTCCATTACCACAAGTAAAAAAAGATAAAAAAAATATATACGATTCATTTTCTGATGTAGAACAACGTTATAGAATGCGTTATGTTGATTTAATAGTAAATGATAAAGTTAAAAATATTTTTATAAAACGTACTCGTATTATTCAATGTATAAGAAATTTCTTAGATAAAAAAGGATATCTAGAAGTAGATACTCCTGTATTACACCCTATTCCTGGAGGAGCTGTTGCTCGTCCTTTTATTACTTATCATAATACACTTAAAATTCCTTTATATTTAAGAATAGCTAATGAACTTTATTTAAAAAGACTTGTAGTTGGAGGATTTCATGGAGTATATGAATTTTCTAGAAACTTTAGAAATGAAGGTATGGATAGATTTCATAATCCAGAATTTACTGTATTAGAATTATATGTTGCTTATAAAGATTATTATTGGATGATGGATTTTACAGAAAAACTTATAAAACACATGTTTATAAAGTTTATTTATAATAATAAAGATTATTCCACATTTTTTAAAAATTCTTTTTCAAGAATATCAATATTAGATTCAATAAAAAATTATACTGGATTTGATATAAAAGAAATGGATAAAAATGATTTAATAAATGTTTGTAAAAAATTACAAATAGAAAAATATAATAATAAAACAAGTAAATCTAAAATTATTGAAAATATTTTTGAAGAAAAATGTATAAAAAATTATATTAATCCTACATTCATAACTGATTATCCTGTAGAAATGAGCCCTTTAACTAAGAAACATCGTGATGATAATAAATTGTCAGAACGTTTTGAACTTATTATAAATGGACAAGAAATTGCTAATGCTTATTCAGAATTAAATGATCCTATTGATCAATTAAAACGTTTACAAAAAAAAATAAATTTATTAAAAAATGATAATACAAACGAAAATACAGTGTTAATTGATAAAGATTTTATACGAGCTTTAGAATTTGGAATGCCTCCTACTGCAGGAATTGGTATAGGAATAGATCGTTTAGTTATGTTACTTACTAAAAATAAATCAATACAAGATGTTTTATTTTTTCCTCAAATGCGTCCAAAAAAATGA